Proteins encoded together in one Marinithermus hydrothermalis DSM 14884 window:
- a CDS encoding S41 family peptidase, whose translation MKRVFIGSLVLLGVGMGLANPFEARFDQAWRLVKELYWDTAYNGTDWDAVGERYRARAQEVQSWEALYQLLDEMYRELGDDHSAFLSPAEARRALKGAACLPVPFPEVWEAPPPDATTLPEPEEAEPLEALEGEVHTERMGEVGYLRVPHLIDPSVPETLRSAVREFEAQGVQGYVLDLRDNPGGLALSMAEVASLFMRGVPWRIVTRTLGVMPQPTLPFWGRPDTEKPLVILTNANVHSAAEGLVGALQRAGRGVVVGERTAGNTEVILPYCFPDGAVAFVATGVLAPLNGPTWEGRGIEPDLVEPDPDRQLERALEYLHARIQER comes from the coding sequence GTGAAGCGTGTATTTATTGGGAGCCTTGTTCTGCTGGGCGTGGGGATGGGGCTTGCGAACCCGTTTGAGGCCCGGTTTGACCAGGCCTGGCGGCTGGTGAAGGAACTGTACTGGGACACCGCCTATAACGGCACGGACTGGGACGCGGTGGGCGAACGCTACCGCGCGCGAGCGCAGGAGGTACAAAGCTGGGAGGCGCTCTACCAGCTGCTCGACGAGATGTACCGCGAGCTGGGGGACGACCACTCGGCCTTCCTGAGCCCCGCCGAGGCCCGGCGCGCCCTGAAGGGCGCGGCGTGCCTGCCGGTGCCGTTTCCTGAGGTGTGGGAGGCGCCTCCTCCAGACGCCACGACCCTCCCCGAGCCGGAGGAGGCCGAGCCGTTGGAAGCCCTCGAGGGCGAGGTGCACACGGAACGCATGGGCGAGGTAGGGTACCTCCGCGTGCCCCACCTGATCGACCCGAGCGTACCCGAAACGCTGCGGAGCGCCGTCCGCGAGTTCGAGGCGCAGGGCGTGCAGGGGTACGTGCTGGACCTGCGCGACAACCCCGGTGGGCTCGCCCTGAGCATGGCGGAGGTGGCCTCCCTCTTCATGCGCGGCGTGCCCTGGCGCATCGTGACGCGCACTTTAGGGGTGATGCCGCAACCCACGCTGCCGTTTTGGGGGCGTCCTGATACCGAAAAACCCCTGGTCATCCTGACCAACGCGAACGTGCACTCCGCCGCGGAGGGGCTTGTAGGGGCTCTGCAACGCGCCGGGCGGGGGGTGGTGGTGGGCGAACGCACCGCGGGGAACACCGAGGTGATCCTGCCCTACTGCTTCCCGGACGGGGCCGTGGCCTTCGTCGCGACCGGGGTGCTCGCGCCCCTCAACGGCCCCACCTGGGAAGGCCGGGGGATTGAGCCGGACCTGGTGGAGCCCGACCCCGACCGGCAGCTCGAGCGGGCGCTCGAGTACCTCCACGCCCGCATCCAGGAGCGCTGA